The following coding sequences are from one Grus americana isolate bGruAme1 chromosome 30, bGruAme1.mat, whole genome shotgun sequence window:
- the LOC129197961 gene encoding uncharacterized protein LOC129197961 produces MIIYCLVTLLTSSLFSSQCCSLTAFLQLLPLAVSSADLLPRPTLSADPSYHFYYEGEYVALICLATTKRNIGGFRFFNQSGDQIYLQAPYSLPKARLQLTATKASGGYTCMYFVEDSGHQIPSNRSLPLSLEVRDAPVAPTLSLEPQQQFYRIGDSVRLLCSIPSSADYVREVQYYTDYGSQMSIPVSNVRNYSYELSITEQEVSGSYSCAYFVTLPNRAVLSKRSHWINVNMKSHKISWIREIIVGGSFFTINGLIFFFSHRLMKRRDLKEGFRMD; encoded by the exons ATGATCATCTATTGCCTTGTGACACTCCTCA cctcctctctcttctcgTCTCAATGCTGCTCTCTCACagctttcctccagctgctACCGTTGGCTGTGTCCTCTGCAG aCCTTCTGCCAAGGCCGACACTCTCTGCAGACCCCAGTTACCATTTTTATTATGAAGGAGAATATGTCGCTTTGATCTGCTTGGCTACGACAAAGAGGAACATAGGTGGATTTCGGTTCTTCAATCAAAGTGGGGACCAAATCTACCTGCAAGCACCTTACTCCCTCCCAAAAGCCCGGTTGCAGCTCACAGCTACAAAAGCATCTGGAGGGTACACGTGCATGTATTTTGTGGAGGACTCTGGACACCAAATTCCTTCCAATAGGAGCCTTCCTCTTTCACTTGAGGTTCGGG atgctCCCGTGGCCCCAACGTTATCCCTGGAACCTCAGCAGCAGTTCTATAGAATTGGGGACTCCGTCAGGCTACTCTGCTCCATCCCCTCATCTGCAGATTATGTTAGAGAAGTTCAGTATTATACGGACTATGGATCTCAGATGTCCATCCCAGTATCGAACGTGAGAAACTACAGCTATGAACTCAGCATCACGGAACAGGAAGTCTCTGGGTCTTACAGCTGTGCCTATTTTGTAACTCTGCCTAATCGTGCCGTTCTCTCAAAAAGGAGCCACTGGATCAATGTCAACATGAAAA GCCATAAAATCAGCTGGATTAGAGAGATCATTGTTGGGGGATCCTTCTTTACCATCAATGgcctcatctttttcttctcccaccgCCTGATGAAGAGAAGAG ATCTGAAAGAGGGATTCCGGATGGACTAA
- the LOC129197942 gene encoding uncharacterized protein LOC129197942 isoform X3, producing MKFNKVRTAIWDAVAKYIQEQLLLRKGVQIPSVGSFDVVPTCIQAGDEVVIVQRPVFRLARNLVVVHNLRDNKDYLPGHKELEPLKYARVAKAASVSRRKVENCIQGTMSLLSHCLGKGENVALVLRDVGVLLIEGTRVQMKFYLSFLERMSGKENFEKATFKVPQLLDMVVSPVVPLASLTFSGRLIIFPEFEMYVVRKLPPRNPPRRNVAGEDKEKKEEVLPGFNQHRKSAFPELSLLASSTLTQSEAPQLQDIKEMENRVNSWLRQLPEIPEHSSGKKQPATSTPKGKAKLKGQASQQGQASQQGQASKQGRAQAAKSRSCRGGGQGEQKLPFGSKLPSLSSETRLPEEPTCKVFVPQPPRPETTELLRSRPERFWSVLKEPQKTILAGYSFDPSLLVPPIYERSGSAQCQPPKTTSVVSRMEWPWLE from the exons atgaaattcaacaaag tgCGAACAGCCATCTGGGATGCGGTGGCCAAATACATCCAAGAACAACTGCTGCTGCGGAAG GGGGTCCAAATTCCCTCCGTTGGCTCCTTTGACGTGGTCCCCACATGCATCCAGGCTGGGGATGAGGTGGTGATTGTCCAGAGGCCCGTGTTTCGGCTGGCCAGGAACCTCGTGGTTGTCCACAACCTCAGGGACAACAAAGACTACCTGCCCG GCCATAAGGAACTGGAGCCCCTGAAATATGCCAGGGTggccaaggctgcttctgtgtCCCGGCGGAAGGTGGAGAACTGCATTCAAGGCACCATGTCCCTCCTCTCTCACTGcctgggaaagggggagaaCGTTGCCCTTGTCCTGAGGGACGTGGGCGTGCTCCTCATCGAAGGCACGAGGGTACAAATGAAGTTCTACCTCAGCTTCTTGGAGAGGATGTCTGGGAAGGAGAACTTTGAGAAAGCTACTTTTAAG GTCCCCCAGCTGCTGGACATGGTGGTGTCCCCAGTGGTACCTCTGGCCTCTCTGACATTTTCTGGCCGTCTCATCATCTTTCCTGA GTTTGAAATGTATGTTGTGCGCAAACTACCACCAAGGAACCCTCCCAGGAGAAACGTTGCTGGTGAggacaaggagaagaaagaagaggtttTGCCAGGTTTCaaccagcacagaaaat CGGCATTTCCTGAACTGTCCTTGCTTGCCTCTTCGACATTGACTCAAAGTGAAGCCCCACAGCTCCAGGACATAAAGGAGATGGAGAACAGGGTGAACTCTTGGCTCAG GCAGCTGCCAGAGATCCCAGAGCACTCCTCTGGGAAAAAGCAACCTGCGACCAGCACACCCAAGGGCAAAGCCAAGCTCAAAGGCCAAGCGTCGCAGCAGGGCCAAGCGTCGCAGCAGGGCCAAGCGTCGAAGCAGGGCCGAGCACAGGCAGCAAAATCTCggagctgcagaggagggggaCAAGGAGAACAGAAACTTCCCTTTGGAAGCAAATTACCATCGTTGAGCTCTGAGACCAGGCTGCCCGAGGAGCCCACCTGCAAGGTCTTCGTTCCACAGCCACCAAGACCTGAGACAACAGAATTACTGAGATCAAGGCCTGAGAGGTTCTGGTCAGTGCTGAAAGAGCCACAGAAGACCATCTTAGCTGGATACAGCTTTGATCCCTCCCTTTTGGTGCCACCAATCTACGAGAGGTCCGGGTCTGCGCAATGCCAACCACCGAAGACCACATCAGTGGTCTCCAGGATGGAGTGGCCCTGGCTGGAGTGA
- the LOC129197942 gene encoding uncharacterized protein LOC129197942 isoform X1 gives MSSHMAVATKERPAHMRQIKMDFWDGMEHTFMMSSISAKVRTAIWDAVAKYIQEQLLLRKGVQIPSVGSFDVVPTCIQAGDEVVIVQRPVFRLARNLVVVHNLRDNKDYLPGHKELEPLKYARVAKAASVSRRKVENCIQGTMSLLSHCLGKGENVALVLRDVGVLLIEGTRVQMKFYLSFLERMSGKENFEKATFKVPQLLDMVVSPVVPLASLTFSGRLIIFPEFEMYVVRKLPPRNPPRRNVAGEDKEKKEEVLPGFNQHRKSAFPELSLLASSTLTQSEAPQLQDIKEMENRVNSWLRQLPEIPEHSSGKKQPATSTPKGKAKLKGQASQQGQASQQGQASKQGRAQAAKSRSCRGGGQGEQKLPFGSKLPSLSSETRLPEEPTCKVFVPQPPRPETTELLRSRPERFWSVLKEPQKTILAGYSFDPSLLVPPIYERSGSAQCQPPKTTSVVSRMEWPWLE, from the exons ATGAGCTCCCACATGGCTGTTGCCACTAAGGAGCGACCTGCCCACATGAGGCAGATCAAAATGGACTTCTGGGATGGCATGGAGCACACCTTCATGATGTCCAGCATCAGTGCCAAAG tgCGAACAGCCATCTGGGATGCGGTGGCCAAATACATCCAAGAACAACTGCTGCTGCGGAAG GGGGTCCAAATTCCCTCCGTTGGCTCCTTTGACGTGGTCCCCACATGCATCCAGGCTGGGGATGAGGTGGTGATTGTCCAGAGGCCCGTGTTTCGGCTGGCCAGGAACCTCGTGGTTGTCCACAACCTCAGGGACAACAAAGACTACCTGCCCG GCCATAAGGAACTGGAGCCCCTGAAATATGCCAGGGTggccaaggctgcttctgtgtCCCGGCGGAAGGTGGAGAACTGCATTCAAGGCACCATGTCCCTCCTCTCTCACTGcctgggaaagggggagaaCGTTGCCCTTGTCCTGAGGGACGTGGGCGTGCTCCTCATCGAAGGCACGAGGGTACAAATGAAGTTCTACCTCAGCTTCTTGGAGAGGATGTCTGGGAAGGAGAACTTTGAGAAAGCTACTTTTAAG GTCCCCCAGCTGCTGGACATGGTGGTGTCCCCAGTGGTACCTCTGGCCTCTCTGACATTTTCTGGCCGTCTCATCATCTTTCCTGA GTTTGAAATGTATGTTGTGCGCAAACTACCACCAAGGAACCCTCCCAGGAGAAACGTTGCTGGTGAggacaaggagaagaaagaagaggtttTGCCAGGTTTCaaccagcacagaaaat CGGCATTTCCTGAACTGTCCTTGCTTGCCTCTTCGACATTGACTCAAAGTGAAGCCCCACAGCTCCAGGACATAAAGGAGATGGAGAACAGGGTGAACTCTTGGCTCAG GCAGCTGCCAGAGATCCCAGAGCACTCCTCTGGGAAAAAGCAACCTGCGACCAGCACACCCAAGGGCAAAGCCAAGCTCAAAGGCCAAGCGTCGCAGCAGGGCCAAGCGTCGCAGCAGGGCCAAGCGTCGAAGCAGGGCCGAGCACAGGCAGCAAAATCTCggagctgcagaggagggggaCAAGGAGAACAGAAACTTCCCTTTGGAAGCAAATTACCATCGTTGAGCTCTGAGACCAGGCTGCCCGAGGAGCCCACCTGCAAGGTCTTCGTTCCACAGCCACCAAGACCTGAGACAACAGAATTACTGAGATCAAGGCCTGAGAGGTTCTGGTCAGTGCTGAAAGAGCCACAGAAGACCATCTTAGCTGGATACAGCTTTGATCCCTCCCTTTTGGTGCCACCAATCTACGAGAGGTCCGGGTCTGCGCAATGCCAACCACCGAAGACCACATCAGTGGTCTCCAGGATGGAGTGGCCCTGGCTGGAGTGA
- the LOC129197942 gene encoding coiled-coil domain-containing protein 81-like isoform X2, with amino-acid sequence MGLGMVMTLCVSHLTTAQGLVVNREPVDMDHDLVFLCFPVRTAIWDAVAKYIQEQLLLRKGVQIPSVGSFDVVPTCIQAGDEVVIVQRPVFRLARNLVVVHNLRDNKDYLPGHKELEPLKYARVAKAASVSRRKVENCIQGTMSLLSHCLGKGENVALVLRDVGVLLIEGTRVQMKFYLSFLERMSGKENFEKATFKVPQLLDMVVSPVVPLASLTFSGRLIIFPEFEMYVVRKLPPRNPPRRNVAAAFPELSLLASSTLTQSEAPQLQDIKEMENRVNSWLRQLPEIPEHSSGKKQPATSTPKGKAKLKGQASQQGQASQQGQASKQGRAQAAKSRSCRGGGQGEQKLPFGSKLPSLSSETRLPEEPTCKVFVPQPPRPETTELLRSRPERFWSVLKEPQKTILAGYSFDPSLLVPPIYERSGSAQCQPPKTTSVVSRMEWPWLE; translated from the exons ATGGGGCTGGGGATGGTGATGACTCTTTGTGTCAGCCACCTCACCACAGCTCAGGGGTTGGTGGTAAACCGAGAGCCGGTGGATATGGATCATGacctggttttcctttgctttccagtgCGAACAGCCATCTGGGATGCGGTGGCCAAATACATCCAAGAACAACTGCTGCTGCGGAAG GGGGTCCAAATTCCCTCCGTTGGCTCCTTTGACGTGGTCCCCACATGCATCCAGGCTGGGGATGAGGTGGTGATTGTCCAGAGGCCCGTGTTTCGGCTGGCCAGGAACCTCGTGGTTGTCCACAACCTCAGGGACAACAAAGACTACCTGCCCG GCCATAAGGAACTGGAGCCCCTGAAATATGCCAGGGTggccaaggctgcttctgtgtCCCGGCGGAAGGTGGAGAACTGCATTCAAGGCACCATGTCCCTCCTCTCTCACTGcctgggaaagggggagaaCGTTGCCCTTGTCCTGAGGGACGTGGGCGTGCTCCTCATCGAAGGCACGAGGGTACAAATGAAGTTCTACCTCAGCTTCTTGGAGAGGATGTCTGGGAAGGAGAACTTTGAGAAAGCTACTTTTAAG GTCCCCCAGCTGCTGGACATGGTGGTGTCCCCAGTGGTACCTCTGGCCTCTCTGACATTTTCTGGCCGTCTCATCATCTTTCCTGA GTTTGAAATGTATGTTGTGCGCAAACTACCACCAAGGAACCCTCCCAGGAGAAACGTTGCTG CGGCATTTCCTGAACTGTCCTTGCTTGCCTCTTCGACATTGACTCAAAGTGAAGCCCCACAGCTCCAGGACATAAAGGAGATGGAGAACAGGGTGAACTCTTGGCTCAG GCAGCTGCCAGAGATCCCAGAGCACTCCTCTGGGAAAAAGCAACCTGCGACCAGCACACCCAAGGGCAAAGCCAAGCTCAAAGGCCAAGCGTCGCAGCAGGGCCAAGCGTCGCAGCAGGGCCAAGCGTCGAAGCAGGGCCGAGCACAGGCAGCAAAATCTCggagctgcagaggagggggaCAAGGAGAACAGAAACTTCCCTTTGGAAGCAAATTACCATCGTTGAGCTCTGAGACCAGGCTGCCCGAGGAGCCCACCTGCAAGGTCTTCGTTCCACAGCCACCAAGACCTGAGACAACAGAATTACTGAGATCAAGGCCTGAGAGGTTCTGGTCAGTGCTGAAAGAGCCACAGAAGACCATCTTAGCTGGATACAGCTTTGATCCCTCCCTTTTGGTGCCACCAATCTACGAGAGGTCCGGGTCTGCGCAATGCCAACCACCGAAGACCACATCAGTGGTCTCCAGGATGGAGTGGCCCTGGCTGGAGTGA